Proteins from a single region of Oreochromis niloticus isolate F11D_XX linkage group LG7, O_niloticus_UMD_NMBU, whole genome shotgun sequence:
- the zgc:162472 gene encoding transcription factor TFIIIB component B'' homolog isoform X2 — MFRRSRFSVRPNVSTAGRSASTPQEATPANQEASEALREAGDSNNASALTDKPDITLSEKAATSGEQNVDGTSSSAAVQRRKRFSVKPKVAPGRPSALSRTPKSPVKAVSQTSVDCSGVGLDKPTASSQTGTTATPKGLQSPRRRRPSEDSKLPKIQPKPTSISLDASEPSAVSPAIHSVEQTHLPADSSKQSENISDRQVKEAPPRPPDRPSIPGKECTELSEKAKTLVSSKTVPSLTPSALSLSRLLNDPSDVQRLVKAQKLRDLLREESRKEKKLKKAKACPKVFNLDPAKMTMRDLIHYLPTSNPMTSGVEELTQENETVLPPSPGREASPEQAQEPEVLPNTMGNTEEEEEEAEEEQEEALMVPQVKVAEDGSLIIDEESLTVEVQRAKGPNPAENRDPIFERGSTTTYSSFRKLNHGKRWTSEETDMFFLALSMVGTDFSMICQLFPHRARSEIKNKFKKEERENVWRIDKAIRERRKLDIEYFSKLLEKILEYQKSKKKLRSVAEKKSSQKGKRKTKAKKSGKKLSDVEEEDEEDEDGKEVLGLEEEEGEKENEDLCNDGEIPVSDAKTKRGKRKKRQIALDEEPNDKRTKQVSTEQGEDGVHEDPEAELPDNHKDSDTSEKTQNANTAKDTAIKPAKLSRGRASKPLLPLGRKWGKKPSPCTAAKSTSLDEEDESVNKDASSLSQASREPVGDDISSEEEEDAIVKPPRPTRCGRVPKPIKPLTYPAKDEVHSSASESTPASAAGSTASAAKPKSKQAAKKRILPQPDLAPKSKKCKLVTLTASQTEFSDEDSHQWQDEEVEEVELAGSPSKDSSAPVFVPAGLHTPRPEIKEVDETIAELDILATMPDVLGISQDALCPDSACEQAQHETGSAEPCEHQLDLLIDVIEFISSEHAEVSEDQSYNEAAQTLLTIGNLTHVSQSEQNQVDILDHITGTTSADVNETTHLEKELVSDAAVQEESATPSVSTFDQEVTQTLETTATVEQQVSKTVSDEMAVKTSDEPHPESSNKSTPQTKRGHVSKIKPKPNLGRASRTAQSKSQPQISAAGAAEESHTESPNIKDCSPASLKADISSVEVKLTAEPSESQPDIVGVESGAEIQFQSRSFSESTFEPRRDQATRETKSLSEPTDEKLTSHVEPFETGFKDPPISESFITEVEEELSSIVSPAKESSDRPPTGETHAGELSVTEKGESEVTNTCQSRRSRLQKVKPKPNLSQTSRTVRSKPQITIQVEERGSISDPTFHRKAEPSCTTSEEQVQSPDLDSAKPLLNIGSAPTPTICGQLSTNKEKKSDAESQQSTQENQNSESQFEHGKQPSSDKGSTSEFTLEKMTSHVETTKSSCDKVVTTHSALTVSQVGQGTNVDSAPVQEGSDQPPVFTTSAEELPVIQKEGEVQGEASTSQLRKTRLPKFKPKPNLLQTSRTARSKPQTTKQPEERDPIPMQDPKSHKQSRCLTTEDERPRPSFSASPEKHVESVDPVLPTTTDGRPDLGAVITDCGPSQYQNSESEFDLKENQVTNDTKSSSEPTEEKVQSCVETAKSVFNNSATSDLAISKVEHEPCTESEPRQQSAEKPPCVSHPEDLPVGQKEVNKDITTSQSRRSRMQKVKPKPNLAQSSRISRCKPQTVKPALEKDLSPTSNMRSPEKTTAEVEPQPACTPSSEKLSENTDPASVLKPSINIVSSSTLSEELSTNEESSLTNVRLDLGAATTDQSSPENLNLSASQFELSRDQVSYETKSASDPEKNMPCITTSMSSCKNVVTPDSAVAVSQAGEADDAESASLQDSSVHQAVPVAPVQQSPLNQEKREAEAASQLRSRRLQKIKPKPNLPQTPRTMQSNSQSTKDPVIHTQAVEKSHSQTCVSESSDYRMKDAEAQPSCSPTSPEKSNEFKSPDTYSVSEPSPKSGSSNKCRKEISSAEKEKTDAVCGSMSSSVSLEQNIPQRLRRFPKVKPKPNLGSSSRITQTKLQPADVSKPAEHVDTVSNIASAQDPGDNNDAQKSVKMSEKNLTSGHCSLNVEVCSVTSQPVDSEKALGTLDSKDPHPNDPSSPLGCLAQVNEQQSEHDHPSSNSEVPLVPVTQVSSTQNTSTLSTNDIQSFPIFQQMLPEKVPSDPDEPFFILSLTEIPLSSSGEVVNSATENPSCLSVTESSIPQPSGVSGESVAAAGEGSLSNVPMPMFKEIKSVTGLINVKETEPGPSTLIGHNIQKTVDPQEHTTDNPPKFPDAVDNNETEAALNKQRQTSIGRRVKLQVKPNAARRKQTSKTQSVKAAESAPIQTHTTQEPKASDAVTEAKRGSCSHDEGIVTDGKGTNSSLEAQTSQRCVRKPRGCLSSLSVTKKTSPPQNLPPSKPVSRRSKLKTPVTEGQQSLPEPVASTSHDVPSTRSLTQPVKETRSTSITLLTQTAVNIRETCDRSPRSPDPSTSQCTENDCVDSCALEEEPTSVSQYFLTNIFTEVDEG, encoded by the exons ATGTTCCGTCGGTCAAGATTTAGTGTGCGTCCCAATGTAAGTACAGCAGGGCGATCAGCATCAACACCTCAGGAAGCGACTCCAGCAAATCAGGAGGCCAGTGAGGCCCTGAGAGAGGCCGGGGACAGCAACAATGCTAGTGCTCTGACGGATAAGCCCGACATTACCCTGTCAGAAAAAGCTGCAACTTCAGG TGAGCAAAATGTGGATGGTACCAGCTCTTCAGCGGCTGTCCAAAGAAGGAAACGATTTTCTGTTAAGCCTAAAGTGGCCCCTGGCCGCCCCTCCGCTCTCTCTCGGACACCAAAATCTCCCGTCAAAGCAGTCTCTCAAACATCTGTTGATTGCTCTGGTGTGGGCCTTGACAAGCCAACAGCATCCAGCCAAACGGGAACAACAGCAACTCCGAAGGGACTCCAGTCTCCAAGGCGACGCAGGCCTTCAGAAGACAGCAAGCTGCCTAAAATTCAACCTAAACCCACCTCCATTTCTTTGGACGCTTCAGAACCTTCAGCTGTTTCCCCAGCTATACACTCAGTAGAACAAACCCATCTTCCAGCAGACAGTAGCAAACAGTCAGAAAACATTTCAGACAGACAAGTTAAGGAAGCTCCTCCCAGACCACCAGATAGACCCTCCATACCGGGCAAAGAATGTACTGAACTATCAGAGAAAGCCAAAACACTTGTATCATCAAAGACTGTGCCTTCACTGACACCATCGGCACTCTCCCTGAGTAGACTTCTGAATGACCCATCAGACGTACAAAGGCTTGTGAAGGCTCAGAAGCTCAGAGATTTGCTCAGAGAGGAGAGCCGTAAAGAAAAG AAACTTAAGAAAGCTAAGGCCTGTCCGAAGGTATTTAATTTAGATCCTGCCAAAATGACCATGCGGGACCTTATCCATTATCTTCCAACGTCTAACCCCATGAC ATCTGGTGTAGAAGAATTGACTCAAGAGAATGAGACTGTGCTCCCACCTTCACCGGGAAGAGAAGC GTCTCCAGAGCAGGCACAGGAACCTGAAGTCCTCCCTAACACCATGGGCAacacagaggaagaagaagaggaggcagAGGAAGAGCAGGAAGAAGCACTTATGGTTCCTCAAGTCAAAGTTGCAGAAGATGGCTCACTGATTATTGACGAAGAGAG CTTAACTGTGGAAGTCCAGCGAGCCAAAGGGCCAAACCCAGCAGAGAATCGAGACCCCATCTTTGAACGAGGCTCCACTACAACTTACTCAAGTTTCAGGAAACTGAACCATGGAAAACGCTGGACCAGCGAAG AGACAGACATGTTCTTCCTGGCACTTAGCATGGTGGGGACAGATTTTTCTATGATTTGTCAACTGTTTCCACACAGAGCTCGATCAGAGATAAAG AACAAATTCAAGAAAGAAGAACGAGAGAATGTTTGGAGGATTGACAAAGCTATCA GAGAGAGGCGCAAACTGGACATAGAGTACTTCTCTAAGCTGTTAGAGAAGATTTTGGAATATCAGAAAAGTAAGAAGAAACTGAGATCAGTGGCTGAGAAGAAATCGTCCCAAAAGGGCaagagaaagacaaaag CCAAAAAATCTGGAAAGAAACTAAGTGAtgtggaggaggaagatgaggaggatgaggatgggaaAGAGGTCCTGGGCTtggaagaagaggaaggggaGAAAGAGAATGAGGATCTCTGTAATGATGGAGAAATTCCTGTTTCTGACGCTAAGACAAAAAGAggcaagagaaagaaaagacaaattGCTCTGGATGAGGAACCAAATGACAAGAGAACCAAACAAGTGAGCACTGAGCAAG GTGAGGACGGTGTACATGAAGATCCTGAGGCAGAGCTGCCTGACAACCACAAAGATTCAGACAC GTCAGAGAAAACTCAGAATGCAAATACAGCGAAGGACACTGCAATCAAGCCAGCTAAACTCTCACGAGGCAGAGCATCAAAACCACTACTGCCTTTAGGCCGCAAATGGGGTAAAAAGCCTTCACCTTGTACGGCAGCTAAAAGTACTTCATTGGATGAAGAAGATGAGAGT GTAAATAAAGATGCATCATCTTTAAGCCAAGCTAGCAGGGAGCCAGTCGGTGATGATATTTCctcagaagaggaggaggatgccATCGTTAAACCTCCAAGACCTACCAG atGTGGTAGAGTGCCTAAACCCATCAAGCCCTTGACTTATCCAGCCAAAGACGAAGTACACTCCTCTGCATCTGAAAGTACACCAGCCTCAGCAGCTGGGTCCACTGCCTCTGCTGCTAAACCTAAGTCCAAACAGGCAGCCAAGAAGAGAATCCTACCACAGCCAGATTTGGCCCCCAAATCCAAAAAGTGTAAACTTGTCACTCTCACGGCTTCTCAGACAGAATTTAGTGACGAGGACAGCCATCAATGGCAGGATGAAGAAGTGGAGGAGGTGGAACTGGCAGGTAGCCCCAGTAAAGACAGCAGTGCACCTGTGTTTGTGCCTGCCGGCCTGCACACTCCTCGTCCTGAGATTAAAGAAGTGGATGAGACAATTGCTGAG CTTGATATCTTGGCCACTATGCCTGATGTTTTGGGCATTTCCCAAGATGCACTTTGCCCTGATTCTGCTTGTGAGCAGGCACAACATGAGACAGGGTCAGCTGAACCATGTGAACATCAGTTGGACCTGTTGATT GATGTTATAGAATTTATTTCTTCAGAACATGCAGAAG tgtctGAAGATCAGAGCTACAACGAGGCTGCTCAAACCCTCCTGACCATCGGAAACCTGACTCACGTCTCTCAGTCGGAACAGAATCAAGTAGACATACTAGATCATATAACAG GGACGACATCAGCTGATGTGAATGAAACCACCCACCTAGAAAAAGAGCTTGTTTCAGATGCTGCTGTACAGGAGGAAAGTGCCACTCCTTCCGTGTCTACATTTGATCAGGAAGTCACACAGACATTGGAGACTACGGCCACTGTGGAACAACAAGTTAgcaaaacagtcagtgatgaaATGGCAGTTAAAACCAGTGATGAGCCACATCCAGAGAGTTCAAACAAAAGTACTCCACAAACCAAGAGAGGTCACGTTTCCAAAATAaaacctaaacctaaccttgGCCGAGCCTCCAGGACTGCACAATCAAAATCCCAACCACAGATATCTGCAGCAGGGGCAGCTGAAGAAAGCCACACAGAGTCTCCTAACATTAAAGATTGTTCTCCAGCATcgctaaaagctgacatttcCTCTGTTGAAGTTAAACTAACAGCAGAGCCATCTGAGAGTCAACCAGATATTGTTGGCGTTGAATCAGGTGCAGAAATCCAGTTCCAGAGTCGCAGCTTTTCTGAATCTACGTTTGAACCACGTAGGGATCAGGCCACAAGAGAGACAAAGTCATTATCTGAGCCCACAGATGAAAAACTTACTTCCCATGTTGAACCTTTTGAGACTGGTTTTAAGGATCCACCAATCTCTGAGTCATTTATCACAGAGGTTGAAGAGGAGTTATCTTCAATTGTGTCCCCAGCCAAGGAGAGCAGTGATCGACCTCCTACGGGTGAAACACACGCTGGAGAATTATCTGTCACTGAAAAAGGAGAAAGTGAAGTCACAAATACTTGCCAATCTAGAAGGAGTCGATTGCAAAAAGTCAAACCTAAACCAAACCTGTCACAGACCTCAAGGACTGTGAGGTCTAAACCTCAAATCACAATACAGGTTGAAGAGAGAGGCTCAATTTCAGACCCTACATTCCACAGAAAAGCTGAACCGTCATGCACCACGTCTGAAGAGCAGGTTCAAAGCCCAGACCTGGATTCAGCAAAACCGTTATTGAATATAGGCTCTGCTCCTACACCAACAATTTGTGGACAACTGTCCACAAATAAGGAGAAAAAGTCAGATGCTGAATCACAACAGAGTACCCAGGAAAACCAGAACTCTGAATCCCAGTTTGAACATGGCAAGCAACCTAGCAGTGACAAGGGGTCAACTTCTGAGTTCACTCTTGAAAAAATGACATCTCATGTTGAAACTACTAAGAGTAGTTGTGATAAGGTGGTGACAACTCACTCGGCACTTACAGTGTCGCAAGTTGGACAAGGGACTAATGTAGATTCAGCCCCAGTCCAAGAAGGTAGTGACCAGCCTCCTGTGTTTACCACATCTGCGGAAGAGCTACCAGTAATTCAAAAAGAGGGTGAAGTTCAGGGTGAAGCATCTACATCTCAGTTGAGAAAGACTCGATTACCAAAATTCAAGCCCAAGCCAAATCTGCTACAGACATCAAGAACTGCAAGATCTAAACCCCAAACCACAAAGCAGCCTGAAGAGAGAGACCCCATCCCAATGCAAGACCCCAAATCCCACAAACAATCAAGATGCTTAACCACAGAGGATGAACGACCACGACCATCATTCTCCGCTTCTCCTGAAAAACATGTAGAAAGTGTAGATCCTGTTTTACCAACAACCACAGATGGTAGACCAGACTTAGGTGCAGTAATAACGGATTGCGGTCCCTCACAATACCAGAACTCGGAATCTGAGTTTGATCTCAAAGAGAATCAAGTCACTAATGACACAAAGTCGTCATCTGAGCCCACAGAGGAAAAAGTTCAGTCCTGTGTTGAAACAGCCAAGAGTGTTTTCAATAATTCAGCAACATCAGACTTGGCAATCTCAAAAGTTGAACATGAGCCATGCACAGAATCAGAACCACGTCAACAGAGCGCCGAAAAACCTCCATGTGTTTCACATCCAGAAGATTTACCTGTCGGGCAAAAAGAAGTGAACAAAGACATAACTACTTCACAATCTAGAAGGAGTCGAATGCAAAAGGTCAAACCTAAACCAAATTTAGCACAGTCCTCAAGAATTTCAAGGTGTAAACCTCAAACCGTAAAACCAGCTTTAGAGAAGGACTTAAGCCCAACTTCAAACATGAGATCACctgaaaaaacaacagcagaggTGGAACCACAACCAGCATGCACCCCGTCCTCTGAAAAACTGAGTGAAAACACTGACCCTGCTTCAGTTTTAAAACCATCAATAAATATAGTTTCATCATCTACACTCTCAGAGGAACTATCAACAAATGAGGAGTCTAGTTTAACAAATGTTAGACTTGACTTGGGTGCAGCAACTACAGATCAGAGTTCCCCAGAAAACCTGAACCTCTCTGCATCACAGTTTGAACTCAGCAGGGATCAGGTCAGCTATGAGACAAAGTCAGCATCTGATCCTGAAAAAAATATGCCTTGTATTACAACATCTATGAGTAGTTGTAAAAATGTGGTAACACCTGACTCAGCAGTCGCAGTCTCACAAGCTGGGGAAGCAGATGATGCAGAATCAGCCTCACTCCAAGACAGCAGCGTCCACCAGGCTGTTCCTGTTGCACCTGTTCAACAGTCACCGCTTAATCAAGAAAAACGTGAAGCTGAAGCTGCTTCTCAGTTGAGGAGTCGTCGATTGCAAAAAATCAAACCCAAACCAAACCTGCCACAAACACCAAGAACTATGCAGTCTAACTCGCAATCCACAAAAGACCCTGTTATACACACGCAGGCTGTGGAAAAATCCCATAGCCAGACTTGTGTGTCTGAATCAAGTGACTACAGAATGAAAGATGCAGAAGCACAGCCATCTTGCAGTCCTACCTCTCcagaaaaatcaaatgaatttaaAAGTCCTGATACTTATTCAGTTTCTGAACCATCACCAAAATCCGGCTCTTCTAATAAATGCCGAAAGGAAATATCTTCAGCAGAGAAGGAAAAGACAGATGCTGTATGTGGATCAATGTCAAGCTCAGTGAGCTTGGAACAAAATATCCCACAAAGATTGCGGCGGTTTCCCAAGGTCAAACCGAAACCTAATTTGGGATCATCCTCTAGAATTACACAGACAAAACTACAGCCAGCTGATGTCAGTAAACCTGCAGAACATGTTGATACAGTCTCAAATATAGCATCAGCACAAGACCCTGGGGACAATAATGATGCACAGAAATCTGTGAAAATGTCAGAGAAAAACCTAACATCAGGACATTGTTCATTAAATGTAGAAGTCTGTTCAGTAACGTCTCAACCTGTAGACTCTGAGAAAGCACTGGGCACCTTAGACAGTAAAGATCCCCATCCAAATGATCCCAGCTCTCCTCTTGGATGCTTGGCACAAGTTAATGAACAACAAAGTGAACATGACCACCCTTCAAGTAATTCTGAAGTCCCTCTGGTTCCTGTGACCCAAGTGTCTTCTACCCAG AATACATCAACGTTAAGTACAAACGACATCCAAAGTTTTCCAATATTTCAACAGA tgctgccagagaaggtgccttCAGATCCCGACGAACCATTTTTCATCCTCTCTCTGACTGAGATCCCGCTGTCCTCATCAGGGGAGGTGGTGAACAGTGCAACTGAGAACCCCTCTTGTCTTTCTGTAACAGAGTCATCAATACCTCAACCAAG TGGTGTTTCTGGAGAGAGCGtggcagcagcaggagaggggtCTCTGTCTAATGTCCCCATGCCCATGTTCAAAGAGATAAAGAGTGTGACAGGCCTCATCAATGTGAAAGAGACTGAGCCGGGCCCATCTACACTGATC GGTCATAACATCCAGAAAACAGTGGATCCACAGG AACATACTACAGACAATCCACCAAAGTTTCCAGATGCAGTGGACAATAATGAGACCGAAGCAGCCCTTAACAAGCAGAGACAAACAAGTATCGGAAGAAGAG TCAAGCTGCAGGTTAAACCCAATGCAGCGAGGAGAAAACAAACCAGCAAGACCCAGTCGGTGAAAGCAGCGGAGTCAGCGCCTATCCAAACACACACCACCCAGGAGCCAAAAGCCAGTGATGCTGTCACAGAAGCAAAAAGGGGAAGTTGCAGCCATGATGAGGGGATTGTGACAGACGGAAAAGGCACTAACAGCAGCTTAGAAGCTCAAACTTCACAGAGGTGTGTGAG AAAACCCAGAGGCTGTCTTTCCTCGCTTTCTGTAACAAAGAAAACCAGCCCTCCACAAAATCTTCCACCTAGCAAACCAGTTTCCAGGCGATCTAAGCTTAAAACACCAGTGACTGAAGGACAACAATCTTTGCCAGAGCCTGTAGCCTCCACATCACATGATGTCCCTTCCACACGAAGTTTGACACAGCCAGTGAAGGAAACCCGTTCAACATCGATTACACTCTTAACACAAACAGCAGTGAACATCAGAGAGACCTGTGATCGAAGTCCCAGGAGCCCAGATCCAAGCACTTCACAGTGCACAGAG AATGACTGCGTGGACAGCTGTGCTCTTGAAGAGGAGCCCACCAGTGTGTCTCAGTACTTCTTAACCAACATTTTCACAGAGGTGGATGAGGGGTAA